Proteins from a genomic interval of Desulfovibrio piger:
- a CDS encoding DnaA ATPase domain-containing protein, with translation MTGMQEQWQKISENLRDVLNPGIFKVWIHPLDAHIEGNSLCLAAPSEYVARWLRDRMRDTLRSAAAPVLQVAPENIDIRISCQGAAPAPAAPAAPAAVAAAPLATPVAQPVHEAPATPLHTAPSRPSQPLWQPSQCSLPLPAPTLRPRTRQRWRFSFDDFVVGPCNAMAVAAAKDICHDGGCVETLFVSSASGLGKTHIMQSVGRAVQEQGGQARLAYLSAEDLASRYVAALRSNDVESFRARLRDLDVLLLEDVHFLQGKEKMQDMVLTVIKSLQDRGGRAIFTSSFSPRELEKLDSQLVSHFCSGIVSPLERPDTEMCRHILERKAKSFQVLLPDEVCDLLAGRLQGDVRQLESCLKSLVFKARMLNCGLNPELALEVLQQYATVDCGPDFASIVRLVCESYGLNERQLASRSHKQQYVLARNTIYYLARKHTDMSLKEIGERFNRRHSTVIKGITSLEREIANESRVGRQISRAVELIERNAGIRPEMSLAGKVPAARHAAPSLRSL, from the coding sequence ATGACAGGCATGCAAGAGCAGTGGCAGAAGATCTCTGAAAATTTGAGGGATGTCCTCAATCCCGGCATCTTCAAGGTGTGGATCCATCCCCTGGATGCCCATATCGAGGGGAACAGCCTGTGCCTTGCCGCACCCAGCGAATATGTGGCCCGCTGGCTGCGTGACCGCATGCGGGATACGTTGCGCTCCGCTGCCGCGCCCGTGTTGCAGGTGGCGCCGGAGAACATCGATATCCGTATCTCCTGTCAGGGTGCTGCTCCCGCTCCTGCCGCGCCCGCTGCCCCTGCCGCCGTTGCTGCGGCCCCTCTCGCTACGCCCGTGGCGCAGCCCGTGCATGAGGCGCCCGCAACGCCTCTCCATACGGCGCCTTCCCGTCCGTCCCAGCCCCTCTGGCAGCCCAGCCAGTGTTCCCTGCCTCTGCCTGCCCCCACGTTGCGCCCCCGTACCCGTCAGCGCTGGCGCTTCAGTTTCGACGATTTCGTGGTCGGCCCCTGCAACGCCATGGCCGTGGCTGCGGCCAAGGACATCTGCCATGACGGCGGCTGTGTGGAGACGCTGTTCGTCAGCTCGGCCTCCGGCCTGGGCAAGACCCACATCATGCAGTCCGTGGGCCGTGCCGTGCAGGAGCAGGGCGGTCAGGCCCGTCTGGCCTACCTTTCCGCCGAGGATCTGGCGTCGCGCTATGTGGCTGCCCTGCGCAGCAATGATGTGGAGAGCTTTCGCGCCCGTCTGCGCGATCTGGACGTACTCCTGCTGGAAGACGTGCATTTCCTCCAGGGCAAGGAAAAGATGCAGGACATGGTCCTGACCGTCATCAAGAGCCTGCAGGATCGCGGCGGCCGCGCCATCTTCACCAGCAGCTTTTCTCCGCGCGAGCTGGAAAAACTGGACAGCCAGCTGGTCTCCCATTTCTGCTCCGGCATCGTGTCGCCTCTGGAGCGGCCCGATACGGAAATGTGCCGCCATATCCTGGAGCGCAAAGCCAAGAGCTTTCAGGTGCTGCTGCCTGACGAGGTCTGTGATCTGCTGGCTGGGCGCCTGCAGGGCGACGTGCGCCAGCTGGAATCCTGCCTCAAAAGTCTGGTGTTCAAGGCGCGCATGCTCAATTGCGGGCTCAATCCCGAGCTGGCGCTGGAAGTGCTGCAGCAGTACGCCACCGTGGACTGTGGCCCGGACTTCGCCTCCATCGTGCGCCTGGTCTGCGAGAGCTACGGCCTCAACGAACGCCAGCTGGCATCCCGTTCGCACAAACAGCAGTACGTGCTGGCCCGCAATACCATCTATTATCTGGCCCGCAAGCATACGGACATGTCCCTCAAGGAGATCGGCGAGCGCTTCAACCGCCGTCACTCCACGGTCATCAAGGGCATCACATCCCTGGAACGCGAGATCGCCAATGAGTCCAGGGTCGGTCGCCAGATCTCCCGTGCTGTGGAGCTCATCGAACGCAATGCGGGCATCCGGCCCGAGATGAGCCTGGCAGGCAAGGTCCCTGCGGCCCGTCATGCGGCCCCCAGCCTGCGTTCCCTGTAA